In Prevotella sp. oral taxon 475, one DNA window encodes the following:
- a CDS encoding YhcG family protein yields the protein METKQDQQPLTYPETTVAPWTAAVLSDVKAIIAQGRQTAYQGANAILIRTYWQVGRRIVEEEQQGEQRAAYGIQLIDFLAESLSKEFPMGYKARDLRNYRQFYLMFNDLEIWHARVPNLSWTHFRTLLRVDNEDARYWYMREAAKEMWSTRTLDRNIGSQYYYRLLRSPRKEEVMAEMKQRTQSLQAQPDEIIKSPIIAEFLGLPSDLSYNESQIEHAILDHIREFIMEMGRGFAFVARQKRIATDMGDFYVDLVFYNYILKCFFLVDLKTERISHQDVGQMDMYVRMYDELVRTEGDNPTLGLLLCSETSQDIARYSILKDNKQLFASKYLAFLPTEEELKREIERQKELFLLQQQKPNQTS from the coding sequence ATGGAAACCAAACAAGACCAACAACCTTTGACCTATCCAGAGACAACCGTTGCGCCATGGACAGCCGCAGTGTTATCGGACGTGAAAGCCATTATTGCACAAGGACGGCAGACGGCCTATCAAGGGGCTAATGCCATATTGATACGCACTTACTGGCAGGTGGGTCGACGCATTGTGGAAGAAGAACAGCAAGGAGAGCAACGAGCAGCGTATGGCATACAGCTGATTGACTTCTTGGCAGAGTCGCTTTCGAAAGAATTCCCTATGGGATATAAAGCAAGGGATTTACGCAATTATCGACAGTTCTACCTGATGTTCAATGATTTAGAGATTTGGCACGCACGCGTACCAAATCTTTCCTGGACCCATTTTCGCACCCTACTCCGCGTAGACAATGAGGATGCGCGTTATTGGTACATGCGTGAAGCGGCAAAAGAGATGTGGAGCACACGCACGCTCGACCGTAACATCGGATCGCAATACTACTACAGACTGCTACGTTCGCCCCGAAAAGAAGAGGTGATGGCAGAGATGAAACAACGCACACAAAGCCTGCAAGCCCAACCGGACGAGATTATTAAAAGTCCGATTATAGCCGAATTCTTAGGCCTCCCGTCGGACCTCAGCTACAATGAATCGCAAATAGAGCACGCCATTCTCGATCATATACGCGAGTTTATCATGGAGATGGGGCGCGGCTTTGCCTTTGTGGCACGTCAAAAGCGCATCGCTACCGATATGGGCGACTTCTACGTCGATCTGGTTTTCTATAATTACATCCTTAAATGTTTCTTCCTCGTTGATCTCAAAACCGAACGAATCAGCCATCAAGACGTAGGACAGATGGACATGTATGTGCGGATGTACGACGAGTTGGTTCGTACAGAGGGCGACAATCCCACCCTGGGGCTCCTGCTTTGCTCGGAAACCAGTCAAGATATTGCCCGCTATTCCATTTTAAAAGACAACAAGCAGCTCTTCGCCTCCAAATATCTCGCCTTTCTTCCTACAGAAGAAGAACTGAAAAGAGAGATTGAACGACAAAAAGAACTCTTCCTCTTGCAGCAACAAAAGCCGAACCAGACATCCTAA
- a CDS encoding phosphatidylserine decarboxylase family protein, whose protein sequence is MVNEIKKLKKIRIHREGTTTLILGFAVIALILPLLWNFFETKIPFWSFLSVFGIVYAILLNFFRCPTRYFDGETEKIVVAPADGKIVVIEEVEENTYFHDRRIMVSIFMSLFNVHANWFPVDGKVKFVKHKDGNFHKAWLPKASEENEHADIMLTTPDGVDILCRQIAGAMARRIVTYAKPGEDCFIDEHLGFIKLGSRVDVFLPLGTEVCVKMGQLTTGDQTVIARLK, encoded by the coding sequence ATGGTTAATGAAATAAAGAAACTCAAAAAAATACGAATTCACCGAGAGGGCACGACCACATTGATCCTTGGTTTCGCCGTAATAGCCCTTATTTTGCCGCTCCTATGGAACTTTTTTGAGACGAAAATTCCCTTTTGGAGTTTCCTCAGTGTTTTCGGAATCGTCTATGCAATCCTCTTAAACTTCTTTCGTTGTCCCACGCGTTATTTCGACGGAGAGACAGAAAAGATCGTGGTTGCTCCGGCCGATGGAAAGATTGTCGTGATAGAAGAGGTGGAAGAAAACACCTATTTTCACGACCGTCGTATCATGGTGTCCATCTTTATGAGCCTCTTTAATGTGCATGCCAACTGGTTTCCGGTGGATGGGAAAGTGAAGTTTGTCAAACACAAGGACGGCAACTTTCACAAAGCTTGGCTGCCTAAAGCCAGTGAAGAGAACGAGCATGCCGACATCATGCTCACCACTCCCGATGGAGTGGACATCCTTTGCCGACAGATAGCGGGGGCGATGGCACGACGAATCGTGACCTATGCCAAACCGGGAGAAGACTGTTTTATTGACGAACACTTGGGGTTCATCAAATTAGGGTCGCGTGTAGACGTGTTCCTTCCTTTGGGAACAGAAGTGTGCGTCAAGATGGGACAACTTACCACGGGAGACCAAACCGTGATAGCAAGGCTGAAATAA